From the genome of Pirellulales bacterium:
CCCGCAAGGCCAAAGCCCTGTTGCGCGAACGCAAGGGCGCGCTGGCCGGCGGTGGCTTGCCCGGCAAGCTGCGCGATTGCACCAGCCGCGACGTCGCCCGCTGCGAACTCTACCTGGTCGAGGGCGATTCCGCCGGCGGCAGCGCGGAAGGAGGCCGCTTGCGCGAATATCAGGCCATCCTGCCGCTGCGCGGCAAAATCATCAACGCTTACAAATCGCGGGAAGATAAAGTCCTGGCCAACGAGGAAGTTCGCAGTATGATCGCCGCCATCGGCATCGGCATTGGCGAAGAAGTCGACCTGGCCAAGCGCCGCTACAACAAAATCGTCATCATGACCGACGCCGACGTCGACGGTTCTCACATCCGCACGCTCCTGCTCACGTTTTTCTACCGCCAAATGCTCGACCTGGTCAAAGCCGGCCACGTGTACGTCGCGCAGCCGCCGCTGTTTCGTGTGAAAAGCAAGAAAAACGTGTATTACGTGCAAACCGAAGAAGAAATGAAGGCCCAGCTCCTGGAAAACGGCCTGGCCGATTGCCAGTTCGAACCGGACGGTGTTTCCGGCGAGCAAGGCGGTCGGGTGATCAAAGGGCCCGAAATGGCCAAGCTGGCCCGCACGCTGGCGGCCATGGAAGAACCGCTCGTCGCCCTGGAGCGCCGCGGCATCAGCTTGCGCGACCACGCCCACCGGCAAGATCCCGCCACCGGTAAGCTCCCCATCTACCATGTCTATTTGGACGGCAAGGAAAAATGGTTTGTGCGCCCGGAAGATCGCGACGCCTTCGTGGCCCAATTCGAACGCGAAACCGGCAAGGAAGTCACCGTCGGCCCCACTCCGGCTGGCCTGCCCGCACACGCCGATAAACCGGCCGCGCCTGCCGCCGCCCCCCTGGCCGGCGCTGTCCCCACCGCCCCGCCCGGCGAGGAAAAAACCAACGGCCACGGCCGCAGCAGCACGCGCCTGCACACCGTGGAATTGTACGAAGTGCGCTCCCTCAATTTGCTGTTGGGCGACCTCGCAAACATGGGCTTCGACATTCAATCGCTCATTCCGCAGGAGCGGACCGGCACGGAGGAACCGCGCTACATTTTGCGGCGCGGCGAAAACGTCATCGGCTTGGACGATTTGCGGGGCCTGCTTTCGGCCATCCGCAGCGCCGGCGAAAAAGGCCTCACCATCACCCGCTTCAAAGGCCTGGGCGAAATGAACGCCGAAGAGCTTCGCGACACCACGCTCGACCCCACCCATCGCACGCTCTTGCAAGTCAAAATGGACGACATCTCCGGCGCCGATACCCTCTTCCGCACCCTCATGGGCGACCATGTCGAACCCCGCCGCGAGTTCATCGAAAAACACGCGCTGGAAGTGCGAAATTTGGATGTGTGATATTTCAGTTCCTTCTCGGAGAAAATCCTGATGGCAATTTGAGATAAGACATTCAATCTCACAGAAACACTCAAGTACAAATTCGATCAACCACAGTGAACTGTGGCTTGCACGTAATCACCGCGCGATGTCAGCGTTGCGGATTGCTCGCAGGCCGGGATCGGTTACACTAAAAATATCGTGCTCCGCACTGCTGACGGGTTGCGGATTGCTCGCAGGCCGGGATCGGTTACACTACTCCGGCGCTAACCGGCTTTCCGCACACGGCTTGCGAGCAATCCGCAATCAAAAAAGTTCCAATTGGCATGGCGCTGGCTCGGGCGGTTTGCGTAGTTTTCCCCAAAAAACGCGCATTCGTTCAAACTGTTTGTCGGTAATCGTCAGCAGCCGCACTTCTCCGTCAGGCGGCACGTGTTTCTCTATGCGCTGCGCATGCACCACAGCGCTTTCCTCGCTGGCGCAATGCCGAGCATATACCGAAAATTGCATCTTCGTAAAGCCGTCGCGCAGCAGCACCTTCCGAAATTGCGCGTAAGCCCGTCGGGCCTTCTTTGTGTCCACCGGCAAATCGAACATGGCCAAAACCCACATGCAGCGATATCCGCTAATGAACACGGCAAAGAAGATTAGGGAGTAGGGGTCAGGGGCGAGGAAGCCGTCGGCAGATTTTCTCTCGGCGCAAAGTCAAGCTCCGACTGCGATTTGCCGCGGAATGCCACCGTGGGGATTTCGAGCTGTTTGGCGGCTCCATCGTAACAACGCACCAGCGACGCTACATAACGATGCAAATTCACCAGCAGCGGTCCGCGCTGCTCACCCAGTTCGACCGGCTCGGACAGCAGCTCCAGTAATTTTGCCTTCACCGCTGGCGTCAATTCGC
Proteins encoded in this window:
- a CDS encoding DNA gyrase subunit B is translated as MPDETSKTVDAAVARAAAATEKYTAEDLEHLSDLQHVRERFGMYIGDNTTRGLHHLVYEVVDNSIDEAMAGFAHNVRVTINNDGSVAVEDDGRGIPVETHEQLSQEMGRDVSTLEGVMTVLKFGGKFKKGAYQTSGGLHGVGVTVVNFLSEWCEVEVSRDGHVWQQEYERGVPQGPVKRVGATTKTGTKTTFKSDAQIFQTTKFSYDILYRRLQELAFLNRGVRIFLKDEQTAQHDEFHYERGIVEFVEHLNRSSEPLHNDVVYISGEQDGVGYEIALQYCGEYTENVHSYVNNINTIEGGTHVSGFRTALTRTLNQYGKKEDLLKDLIPTGEDVREGLTAIISMRVPHPQFEGQTKTKLGNGEVEGIVNSVVGDGLGKYLEENPKIAKVIVSKGILAAEAREAARKAKALLRERKGALAGGGLPGKLRDCTSRDVARCELYLVEGDSAGGSAEGGRLREYQAILPLRGKIINAYKSREDKVLANEEVRSMIAAIGIGIGEEVDLAKRRYNKIVIMTDADVDGSHIRTLLLTFFYRQMLDLVKAGHVYVAQPPLFRVKSKKNVYYVQTEEEMKAQLLENGLADCQFEPDGVSGEQGGRVIKGPEMAKLARTLAAMEEPLVALERRGISLRDHAHRQDPATGKLPIYHVYLDGKEKWFVRPEDRDAFVAQFERETGKEVTVGPTPAGLPAHADKPAAPAAAPLAGAVPTAPPGEEKTNGHGRSSTRLHTVELYEVRSLNLLLGDLANMGFDIQSLIPQERTGTEEPRYILRRGENVIGLDDLRGLLSAIRSAGEKGLTITRFKGLGEMNAEELRDTTLDPTHRTLLQVKMDDISGADTLFRTLMGDHVEPRREFIEKHALEVRNLDV
- the cas2 gene encoding CRISPR-associated endonuclease Cas2, which encodes MWVLAMFDLPVDTKKARRAYAQFRKVLLRDGFTKMQFSVYARHCASEESAVVHAQRIEKHVPPDGEVRLLTITDKQFERMRVFWGKLRKPPEPAPCQLELF